The Christiangramia flava JLT2011 genome has a segment encoding these proteins:
- a CDS encoding SsrA-binding protein, translating into MKKKIFQTLSRFNKKVLPSYSKQRLDLQKASKLQMAIIGWKLWVTKNAIDQ; encoded by the coding sequence ATGAAGAAAAAGATCTTTCAGACACTTTCCAGGTTCAATAAAAAAGTTCTGCCCAGTTATTCCAAACAGCGACTGGATTTGCAGAAAGCTTCCAAGCTGCAGATGGCCATTATCGGCTGGAAACTCTGGGTCACCAAAAACGCGATCGATCAATAA
- a CDS encoding adenine phosphoribosyltransferase, with protein MELKEFVRDIPDFPKKGVIYKDITPLLLAPKAVNQALEQFLENIGQQPIDKVVGIESRGFFFATLLAQRLDAGFIPVRKPGKLPASTHAQEYELEYGSDTLEIHKDAIQPGDKVLLHDDVLATGGTAAATCKLIEKCGGEIVLCNFLIELDFLRGQEQLKACTVHSLMHY; from the coding sequence ATGGAATTAAAAGAATTTGTAAGGGATATTCCTGATTTTCCGAAGAAGGGAGTAATCTATAAAGATATTACCCCGTTGTTACTGGCTCCAAAAGCGGTGAACCAGGCCCTGGAGCAGTTTTTGGAAAACATAGGGCAGCAGCCAATTGATAAGGTCGTGGGAATTGAATCCCGGGGTTTCTTTTTCGCCACTCTTCTTGCACAAAGACTGGATGCAGGCTTTATACCTGTAAGAAAACCGGGGAAACTGCCGGCTTCCACCCATGCACAGGAGTATGAACTGGAATACGGGAGCGATACCCTTGAAATTCATAAGGATGCGATCCAGCCCGGCGATAAGGTGCTGTTGCATGATGATGTGCTGGCCACTGGCGGAACGGCGGCGGCAACCTGTAAACTTATTGAAAAATGTGGTGGGGAGATCGTGCTTTGTAATTTCCTGATCGAACTTGATTTCTTAAGAGGGCAGGAGCAATTGAAAGCCTGCACGGTTCACTCTTTGATGCATTATTGA
- a CDS encoding M56 family metallopeptidase yields the protein MENLLIYLLKSAGILAIFYLLYQLLLRKETSFETNRFFLLGGMIAAAILPGIYFTKTVFIQASKPVFTNFTEFPVENVPLEASFDWWQFAGQLYLGITAIFLVRFLIQLASVLKLIYGQRIEKHGDYSYIQVSKNKLPFSFFRYIVFDPSNHPVRDLQLILAHEEAHARQYHSADILIANILKCVLWFNPFSWLYQKAIEQNLEYLADREAVASEENIKAYQHALVKVSVANLQPALTNHFYQSFIKKRILMLNKKSSDSNQGWKISLVAPLLLAFMLIFNVKTEAKILNHAEKAPVISATSTEVTITSATTRDELKEIEQTLKEYDVVVHFQDLNFADGKLTSLSVEYKNLKNGASGNMKSFDKNGINPFVLYISENGEIGTRQLKSPARVQKIAVQEPKTETKLGEDPLYVVNGKTFTAKKLKGKYIALQSAFQILDPEKAVSRYGRKAANGAVVVRNGSIIRDMNKEMKKLQNEESYSRNYISIDDQGKPNLMNLDKNHSENSLAIFNTDENTPVNIQGKAGNVLFVSSQSQDDPLKPITVQGKATPGDSVYLKSSKTVYWNSDSGKKGTRYIVRNSNDTVAPVYLRISQNNQNVVAYQTGNSTSQAVSGNVQIGQHTNNKPLYIIDGVIVKDSEINEMEPSEIAAINVLKGEKATTKYGKKAEDGAIEIHTKGSGYQVKTGASNAVVFGLQKTDTDSKLEELKISINESTGLEVSFSNIQRNADGEITGISVSAKKDDQKASASYSNSNGIPDIMIGFSDKKGIFIRNR from the coding sequence ATGGAAAACCTGCTCATTTATCTGCTGAAAAGCGCGGGAATTCTCGCCATTTTCTACCTATTGTATCAACTATTACTGCGGAAGGAAACCAGTTTTGAAACAAACAGATTTTTCCTGTTAGGCGGGATGATCGCAGCAGCTATCCTTCCCGGCATCTATTTCACCAAGACGGTCTTTATCCAAGCCTCGAAGCCCGTATTTACTAATTTTACTGAATTCCCCGTGGAAAATGTTCCACTGGAAGCCAGTTTTGACTGGTGGCAATTTGCCGGACAACTCTATTTAGGTATCACGGCAATCTTTTTAGTCCGCTTTTTGATCCAGCTGGCTTCAGTCTTAAAACTGATCTACGGTCAGCGTATTGAAAAACACGGTGATTACAGCTACATCCAGGTTTCCAAAAACAAGTTGCCGTTTTCCTTTTTTCGATACATTGTCTTTGACCCAAGCAATCACCCGGTTAGGGACCTTCAGCTAATTTTAGCCCATGAAGAGGCTCACGCCCGGCAATACCATTCCGCAGACATTCTAATCGCCAATATCCTGAAATGTGTCTTATGGTTCAATCCCTTCAGCTGGCTTTACCAAAAAGCGATCGAACAAAACCTGGAATACCTCGCAGATCGTGAAGCGGTAGCTTCCGAAGAGAACATCAAAGCCTACCAGCATGCGCTGGTAAAAGTCTCGGTTGCCAACTTGCAGCCGGCACTTACCAATCATTTTTATCAATCATTTATCAAAAAACGAATACTTATGCTCAACAAAAAATCATCAGATTCCAATCAGGGCTGGAAGATCAGCTTGGTAGCTCCCCTCCTGCTCGCTTTCATGCTTATTTTCAATGTGAAAACGGAAGCGAAGATCCTCAACCATGCAGAAAAAGCACCCGTTATTTCGGCAACTAGTACAGAAGTCACTATCACCAGCGCTACCACCAGGGATGAGCTCAAGGAAATTGAGCAAACCCTGAAAGAATATGATGTGGTAGTGCATTTTCAGGATCTTAATTTTGCTGACGGAAAACTTACTTCCCTGAGCGTAGAGTATAAAAACCTTAAAAACGGAGCCTCTGGCAATATGAAGTCTTTCGACAAGAATGGTATCAATCCGTTTGTGCTGTATATCTCGGAAAATGGCGAAATTGGGACGCGCCAGCTGAAAAGCCCCGCTCGAGTTCAGAAAATTGCAGTTCAGGAACCTAAAACAGAGACAAAACTTGGAGAAGATCCGCTTTATGTGGTTAATGGTAAAACTTTTACCGCCAAAAAGCTCAAAGGTAAATACATCGCTTTGCAATCAGCCTTTCAAATTCTAGATCCAGAAAAGGCTGTTTCCAGATATGGCAGGAAAGCGGCGAATGGTGCCGTAGTAGTTCGAAATGGTTCCATCATCAGGGACATGAATAAGGAAATGAAGAAGCTGCAGAATGAGGAAAGCTATAGTAGGAACTATATTTCTATTGATGATCAAGGCAAACCAAACCTGATGAACCTGGATAAAAATCATTCTGAGAATAGCCTGGCCATTTTTAATACCGACGAGAATACACCTGTTAACATCCAGGGAAAGGCAGGGAATGTACTCTTTGTGAGCAGTCAGTCTCAGGATGATCCACTTAAACCCATTACTGTCCAGGGGAAAGCGACTCCAGGAGATTCGGTTTATCTGAAAAGCAGTAAGACCGTTTATTGGAATAGTGATTCCGGTAAAAAAGGAACAAGGTACATCGTTCGAAATTCCAACGACACTGTAGCGCCGGTTTACCTCAGGATTTCACAAAACAATCAGAATGTTGTTGCCTACCAGACGGGAAACAGCACTTCCCAAGCTGTATCGGGAAATGTTCAAATTGGCCAGCATACCAATAACAAACCCTTGTATATCATAGACGGTGTGATCGTAAAAGATTCGGAGATCAACGAAATGGAACCTTCTGAAATTGCAGCGATCAATGTGCTGAAAGGCGAAAAAGCAACCACCAAATATGGCAAAAAAGCCGAAGATGGGGCTATTGAGATCCATACAAAAGGTTCCGGTTATCAGGTTAAAACCGGTGCCTCGAACGCGGTCGTATTCGGTTTGCAAAAAACTGATACCGATTCAAAACTCGAAGAACTGAAGATTTCCATCAATGAATCAACCGGCCTGGAAGTCTCTTTCAGCAACATTCAAAGAAATGCTGATGGTGAGATCACTGGTATTTCGGTTAGTGCCAAGAAGGATGATCAGAAGGCCAGCGCTTCTTATAGCAATAGTAACGGGATTCCGGATATTATGATTGGTTTTTCAGATAAAAAGGGGATCTTCATTCGCAATCGCTGA
- a CDS encoding calcium/sodium antiporter, whose product MSIVFLLIGFVLLVIGGEFLVRSSVALSFRMNISRMVIGLTVVSFATSAPELLVSLQAALTGFSDISLGNIIGSNIANIGLVLGITAMISPLTIDRDFYRINWPVMMAFSIVLYFFLSSNKMLSRVEGIALLAGLAVYLFFLIRRSRKKDNVVAEEVDEKLKTVSSFKIVIWLLIGILALWGGSELLVKGAVDLATQLGVSERVISVTMIAVGTSVPELAASLIAAFKQEKAISLGNLIGSNIFNIASVLGITALIQPIVVQSSKILTSDMFWMIGIGFILTPLAFLPKRFRMGKYKGFILFAGYCIFVALAFLE is encoded by the coding sequence ATGAGCATTGTTTTCCTCCTTATTGGCTTTGTTCTCCTGGTAATTGGAGGCGAATTTTTAGTCCGTTCATCGGTGGCACTCTCTTTCCGAATGAATATTTCCAGAATGGTGATTGGTTTGACCGTGGTATCATTTGCGACCTCAGCTCCGGAGTTGCTGGTAAGTTTACAGGCCGCACTTACCGGTTTTTCTGATATTTCCCTGGGAAACATCATTGGTTCCAATATAGCGAACATCGGGCTGGTGCTGGGAATAACCGCGATGATCAGTCCGTTAACCATAGACCGGGATTTCTACCGAATCAACTGGCCGGTTATGATGGCGTTTTCGATCGTGTTGTATTTTTTCCTTTCCAGCAATAAAATGCTGTCTCGAGTAGAAGGAATCGCCCTGCTGGCAGGACTGGCTGTTTACTTGTTTTTCCTGATACGACGATCCCGAAAAAAAGACAATGTGGTGGCTGAAGAAGTAGACGAAAAACTGAAAACCGTTAGCAGTTTTAAGATTGTGATCTGGTTGCTTATCGGGATTTTAGCTTTGTGGGGAGGATCAGAACTATTGGTAAAAGGTGCAGTTGACCTCGCCACGCAATTAGGGGTGAGCGAACGGGTGATCTCGGTTACGATGATCGCCGTGGGAACGAGTGTTCCTGAACTTGCAGCTTCACTTATCGCGGCATTCAAGCAGGAAAAAGCCATTTCACTGGGGAATTTGATCGGCTCGAATATCTTTAATATCGCTTCAGTTTTAGGGATTACGGCACTTATTCAGCCCATCGTGGTGCAATCAAGCAAAATCCTGACCAGTGATATGTTCTGGATGATCGGGATTGGTTTCATTCTCACTCCGCTGGCGTTTCTTCCGAAGCGCTTCAGAATGGGAAAATATAAAGGTTTCATTTTATTTGCCGGCTATTGCATTTTTGTAGCCCTGGCTTTTCTGGAATGA
- a CDS encoding carboxypeptidase-like regulatory domain-containing protein, with protein MRSNWYFSVVCLLLFFSGIQAQTSITGRIFSAKDSSFVQGASIYFDGTSIGTSSGPNGHFALNLKDHITSDIIISSVGYKSIALQVDSQHKAVRFSVYLKESEESLPTVFLEDDPWSRKKKLAYFKQEFLGAGSAAKSCKILNEDQLELTYSPSSKKLRVYSNEPLIVQNDYLAYKLQYDLLEFEAVYSASEIAVEVYYAGTSFFQDQEKLRKKHLKAREMSYAGSSLHFMRSLKNEELLHNQFQLYSDDRELFIKDVFELKEFPNYTQVLPLVNNIRIRFRQHYWSFLKLESSFIIDDYGNFAPPRALTFGGDMSARRVSTMLPLDYPSN; from the coding sequence ATGAGGTCAAATTGGTATTTTTCGGTAGTCTGCCTCCTGCTATTCTTCAGTGGAATTCAGGCACAAACTTCCATAACGGGAAGAATATTTTCAGCCAAAGATTCCAGTTTTGTACAGGGAGCCTCGATCTATTTTGACGGAACCAGTATTGGAACTTCCTCTGGTCCTAATGGCCATTTCGCGTTAAACCTGAAAGATCACATCACTTCCGATATCATCATCAGTTCCGTGGGTTACAAAAGTATCGCACTTCAGGTAGACAGCCAGCATAAAGCAGTTCGTTTCAGCGTGTATCTGAAGGAAAGTGAAGAAAGTTTGCCAACCGTTTTCCTGGAAGATGATCCCTGGTCCAGGAAAAAAAAGCTGGCTTATTTCAAACAGGAATTCCTGGGTGCTGGTAGCGCTGCCAAATCCTGCAAGATCTTAAACGAAGACCAGCTGGAGCTTACGTACAGTCCCAGTTCTAAAAAACTACGGGTCTACAGCAATGAACCCCTGATTGTTCAAAACGATTACCTTGCCTATAAATTACAGTACGATTTATTGGAATTTGAAGCAGTATACAGCGCGTCTGAAATAGCTGTGGAAGTCTATTACGCCGGTACCAGTTTTTTCCAGGACCAGGAAAAGCTTCGGAAAAAACATCTAAAAGCACGGGAAATGAGTTACGCCGGCTCCAGCCTGCATTTTATGAGAAGCCTGAAAAATGAGGAACTTTTACATAACCAATTTCAGCTGTATAGCGATGACCGCGAACTATTCATAAAGGATGTTTTTGAGTTAAAAGAGTTTCCAAATTACACACAGGTGCTGCCGCTGGTGAACAATATCCGTATTCGTTTTCGACAGCATTACTGGAGTTTCCTGAAACTGGAAAGTTCTTTTATCATAGATGATTACGGAAATTTTGCACCTCCCCGCGCACTCACGTTTGGTGGTGATATGAGCGCCAGAAGGGTTTCCACGATGTTGCCGCTGGATTATCCCTCGAATTAA
- a CDS encoding MFS transporter translates to MKDYFIFFKNNSPEIRFGWTLTFLSSFGQTFLISLYVPTLLEQFHISEGFFGGIYAISTVIASILLISIGHTVDHKPIRKVSFYTILALAASTVLLGLSRYHIAILFVALIGLRLNGQALLSHISQTILSKRFQVDRGKALSIASSGFPMGEAVFPVILTSLLIWKGILVTTLSSAAFLLLYLGRLLIFEVKSFDEDLDPSRNTSGKLIVGEFQELLKEKKFWIIAPASMSLSFVTTAYFFYQYVFAEDLNWSVTLYASFFTVYAVCRFVMAFVGGLLVDRYSARKVFRFYLLPITIGMIPLIFTQHIFAALFFLAMAGISQGTAGTVKTAVVAETFGTAKLGAIRSFFNMFMIFSTALGPLVIGMMMDQDFPFYSLILSLALLLFLALLNSQRLSAKKFPKIA, encoded by the coding sequence TTGAAAGATTACTTCATTTTTTTTAAGAACAATTCACCTGAAATTAGGTTCGGCTGGACACTTACATTTTTATCCAGTTTTGGGCAGACCTTCCTCATTTCACTATACGTTCCCACTTTACTGGAACAATTCCATATTTCCGAAGGATTCTTCGGCGGGATCTATGCCATCTCAACGGTTATTGCTTCCATTTTACTCATCAGTATCGGGCATACCGTAGATCACAAACCCATTAGAAAGGTGAGTTTTTACACCATTTTAGCATTAGCCGCTTCCACGGTTCTACTAGGACTCTCACGCTATCACATTGCTATTCTTTTCGTGGCTCTTATCGGTTTGCGCCTGAATGGCCAGGCATTATTAAGCCACATCAGTCAAACAATCCTGTCCAAGCGTTTTCAAGTGGACCGCGGAAAAGCCCTGAGTATCGCCTCCTCCGGTTTTCCAATGGGAGAAGCGGTCTTCCCGGTCATTCTCACAAGTTTACTTATTTGGAAGGGCATTCTCGTTACCACGCTATCCAGTGCCGCATTTTTATTGTTATACCTCGGAAGACTATTGATCTTTGAAGTGAAAAGTTTTGACGAAGATCTGGACCCTTCCCGAAACACTTCCGGAAAACTGATAGTTGGAGAATTCCAGGAACTGCTGAAGGAAAAAAAATTCTGGATTATCGCTCCTGCCAGTATGTCGCTGAGCTTTGTAACAACCGCATATTTTTTCTATCAATATGTTTTTGCAGAAGACCTCAACTGGTCGGTTACGCTGTACGCCAGTTTCTTTACCGTCTACGCAGTTTGCAGGTTCGTAATGGCATTTGTGGGAGGGCTGCTGGTAGATCGCTATTCCGCACGAAAGGTGTTCCGATTTTACCTACTGCCGATAACGATTGGGATGATTCCACTTATTTTCACGCAACACATTTTTGCGGCTTTGTTTTTCCTGGCTATGGCCGGGATTTCACAGGGAACGGCCGGAACAGTGAAAACTGCCGTTGTTGCTGAAACTTTCGGAACGGCAAAACTCGGCGCCATCAGAAGTTTTTTCAATATGTTCATGATTTTCAGCACCGCTTTGGGACCGCTGGTGATCGGGATGATGATGGACCAGGATTTTCCGTTTTATTCTTTGATCCTCAGCCTGGCGCTACTATTATTCCTGGCGCTGCTAAATTCCCAGCGCCTTTCGGCTAAAAAATTTCCGAAGATCGCCTGA
- a CDS encoding BlaI/MecI/CopY family transcriptional regulator, whose translation MEKLTNKEEEILRVLWKIEKGFVKEVLAEIKDQKLHYNTVSTIIRNLEEKKYVGHKAFGKTHQYYPLVSKEQYRKQFMNMATKRFFDNSFKSVVSYFAKEEKISAEELREILDIIEKERK comes from the coding sequence ATGGAAAAATTAACCAATAAAGAAGAAGAGATCCTAAGGGTGCTCTGGAAAATCGAAAAAGGTTTTGTGAAAGAGGTCCTGGCTGAGATCAAAGATCAAAAGCTGCATTATAACACCGTTTCTACCATCATCAGGAACCTCGAGGAGAAAAAATACGTGGGTCATAAAGCCTTCGGAAAAACCCACCAGTATTATCCGCTGGTTTCCAAGGAGCAATATCGCAAGCAGTTCATGAATATGGCCACCAAGCGATTTTTCGACAATAGTTTTAAAAGCGTGGTTTCCTATTTCGCAAAGGAAGAAAAAATAAGTGCCGAAGAACTCCGCGAAATTCTTGATATTATTGAAAAAGAGAGAAAATAA